In the genome of Aricia agestis chromosome 4, ilAriAges1.1, whole genome shotgun sequence, the window CGAGCGGTTTTCTTCAGATACCCTCCGCTAGTCAACATCACTATGGGAATGTTGAGCTCCTTGCAAACATAGAACACAAACTGATCGCGGTGTACTATGCCCtgtaagtatataaagcagaattaattcatataatttttatttctttcgtACCTACTTCTATGTTTAATATtaatgcctccgtggtctagtggtttaaagagcgtggctctcgactcggaggtcgtgggttcaattcccgcgttggaaacttgttattttcaagtttggttaggacaatgcaggctgatcacctgattgtctgacaagtaagatgatctatgcgtcggatgggcatgtaaaagagtcggtcctgcgcctgatctctcgccagtcgtgtcggtcttccgcagtgccgtaaacagccttttttatgaaagggggcaaacgagcaaacgggtcacctgatggaaagcaacttccgtcgcccatggacactcgcagcatcagaagagctgcaggtgcgttgccggccttttaagagggaacagggtaaggaagggatgggaagggaataggggagggtagagaaggaacagggtaggggattgggcctccggtaaactcactcactcggcgaaacacagcgcaagcgctgttcacgccggttttctgtgagaacgtggtatttctccagtcgagccggcccattcgtgccgaagcatggctctcccacgtctatacgtttttagatattattaataagtaccCAGAGTAATGTATAGgcctattttatttttggaatcgAGCACTAGGGACGCAGCGGAAACTTATCGGGAGctaaccgaaaaaataatagtcctgATTCTGCCTGGTcaggccattcttgcgccccccccagagtctacgccctgtgcctgggcaccggtggcaccgccctatttacggcgctggtcttccgtcccactgggttatgagagaaaatttgggcactataaaattactcctgcgtaactggcctggtttcaatgaaactggccaccgtcaccgaaatcggtgtggggagtattattgtTATGTTTAATCTTCCATTATAATTACATTGACGAATGCGGGTCTAAAAGGGACTCTAGACGATCATGCAGCATGCTGCATAACATGCGTTACGTGCTGTCATgtacgcatgatcgtttattgtattgattgatgtgaatgacatgcaaactacgtgctgtacagcGATTGACGATTTGCTTAATTTTTTGTCCTGCAATACATGTAACATGCATGACATGCGCGCATGATCGTTTCGCGATCAAAATGctgaaatgtctctgagtacggcggtatgaACCCTAAAGTTGAGCACTAAGCGACACtacgcgacgcgacacttcacgttctATACGACTGACGTTTTGTGAAACGTTGCGTCGCTGTGCCGCGCAGTGCGGCTTATGTCAAATGATATAAGAATATTTGGCTGAgacgtgtcgtgtcgcgtcGCTGCAGCGTAGTATTAGTGTGGTCTCGCCTTCATAATAGTATATTAGTTTAACGGAAAAAGAACTTACAACATCAGTGACACTTAAATGTCCAAGGGGATCCGACTCCAGAATGTCTGTGCCAGCATTGTACACCAAAATGTCGGGGGTAaagtctttcagagctgctttTAGATTCCTGGAAGAAAATAAAAGTTTCCATCTTAAGTAGTCAGTAGAATAAAATTGCACATTTTCTTgcttaaatctatactaatctatactaatattataaatgcgaaagtttctctgtctgtctgtctgtctcgctttcacgccaaaactaccgaaccgattgtaatgaaattttgtatacagatagtttaaagcctgagaaaggacataggctacttttttactggaaaaaagggttgtaagggggtgaaaatacgaaaatttgttcaaattaagttagttccaaaaattcatactagatggcgccgtgcgtctcttacatcgcgctaacgcttgcccaacatctttctataagaggtgataTCATCATACGTTTGATTTTCGATTATTTCgattaatatttcttttttacgttatttaataagtcagtagtgtcagtactttatattttatacagtgacgtaaccttaaacctatcaatgataaatagtttatgggtaaagttgtgcaATTGGGGGGCtgaataagctttaaaatttggcataaaatataaagtttaattttaaaaaaatgaaatattatgtgcacactgcacagctgttttgatttaaggggtaccagggttttttttataaaagcttttgacaccaattttgttgacatcgcgcgctataaactgaagtccacgcggacgaagtcgcgggcaacagctagtataaaatatctgggacttttaattatttctagAAATAAAGGCTAAAGCGCACTAaagtggtactactaatattatatattctgtgcttcaGTGTGTTTCATTGTATGGTAGGTATGGAAATACAGTGCACTACGCGTCAACGAATTACGAAATTGCACAAACCTGAACTTTACTACTATGCGTGACGTGTTACTCCTCAGCTCTGCTACGAAGTGCGGTCTTACcaaaacaaatagaaaatgcTTACTTTTTCATTTTGATCAAGTACTCTGTATCCTCAACTAGGTAGCCAAGCTCGACCTTCCTCCGTATCGCTTGTTTGGCGTGACTGTCTCGCGGGTAGATGTGTTTATTGTACATGTCCATTATGTACACCTCGGGCACTCCAATGAAATCCCTTTCATAACCATTGCCCTAAAAATAAGGTAATTTGCAATTTGGCACATAGTTAACAAGTTTATATGACAATACCAAGAGTAAGCCTGAATCGCATTatctatgtttctaaaatcgatgcaacattttttttttctttttattaaataaagggggcaaacgagcaaacgggtcacctgatggaaagcaacttccgtcgcccatggacactcgcagcatcaggagagctgcaggtgcgttgccgacctttcaagagggaatagggtaataggggagggtagggaagggataggggattgggcctccggtaaactcactcactcggcgaaacacagcacaagcgctgtttcatgccggttttctgtgagaacgtggtatttctccggtcgagccgacccattcgtgccgaagcatggctctcccacgtatggaaCATAATGAAGCACATTTAAAATGTCTTTCTATCAAAAGATCTTCTTTCAGGACTTGCTTGTTACTACAGTATTCCCATAACATATGTAGATACTATATTAGCTATAGACTGtaaatttaagtacttatattgaaAACGAGAACTACATCCTTAGTATACCTGATGGGCGTCCAAATCAACAATCATAACATTTTGTACACTTTTGTATGCCATCAAATATTTGATGAGCATTGTGATATCAGCGTATGGACAGAACCCACCACCCTTATCCCCGCTACAGTGGTGGAAACCTCCACCAACATTGATCGCCCAGCCTCTTTCCAAAGCCAGCTTACCAGCCAACACGGAGCCACCAGTTTGAAGCCTGAAACGAAAAATAAGACTTCATAAATTAAATTAGTACttgtatctatattatatagcttATAATGTAGGTACTAACTACTAGCTTTATCAGCGTAACTTTACCTGCGTCAATATTAACATGATCTctacaattatatatttaatctttatggactgaaattcagtagtttttgcatgAAAGAGCAACAAAGATACACAATTATTCAAAAAGTAATGCATATAGGTATTAGTATGAAGTAGGATGGTGGGCTTATGTTTTTACATAAACCCACAATCCTTAACAGAGACTCACTAAGCCATAACAGAGAATCATATTCGCTTAGAAGGCTATTTAAAATACTGCTTATATTATGTCTTGTTATGCTCTAAATATTTGATTgcaatctaatatataaaattctcattgTGTTTGTGAGCGAACTCTTCCAAAACGGCTAAAACCATTTTTAATcttgtatgtataatgtatatttgttagcagggctcggaaccggttTGAAAATACCGGTTTATTTCGGTTAAAAACCGGTAAATATATCGTTCTTTTATTTACCGGTTAAACAAGCGAACGGTTTTTACGTAACCCAAATGGCAAAAGTTACCGGTTACTAACACACAAACGATTTTGAAAACCCAAATTAACTGGTTAATTCTTCGATCGcgcttcttggaaatctatttttatcacttaTCGCGGCCCGCTtgtgccgcttgggagttgataagataatttcgcaattattttcacttatcttttataaattttagaatgttttattatttttttttttaatttaaaaagaaatgttacATTTGACATACAGAGATCTAAGGGCCGGGAgtcgggacacaaaaacacgatacgactgcgtatcgtgtttttgtgtcccggccctgagGTCCAAAGCTAAAACACGGGCGGATAGGGGCGCGGGTGCGGGCGCACGCGTCGAATGACCGCCGTGGTCCACGAATCCGCGAGCGGGCACCCGTCGCGTGCGCCCACctcatttagcgctgctagtataatttttatctcaagcgtgtacagttgtgtcgagtagattaccatggatTAGTTACTAATTTACTGCGAAAAGCGTACGCCCGCGCCATGTGCCCGCCGTACACCGTAATTTAACGGCCGTaataagcctccgcgcggcatttttaggtagcgcgcgcggcttcaaaaccgagcacgtcacactgattatttttaaggtattaaatattaatttaaaaagcttatggtgtattccgaacacttcaaagaattcgctcccgttggaaatttaacttaaagttaatttttcaacaaattggacaaatgttaactaacgaaattttctcgaacttccgtcctcattgtacattaaaaaaatgtttaaataatttttgtaaaagggcgattccattatcgcgggtgcaacagttTGACACACTTATAGCTTCCTACAGGCAAAATGaagcatattaattaataaaatatccctTGAAGGGATACACTTTAACTagtttaacaatgatttataaatgaaaacctCATCAAGTGTATGAATGGCCACAAAACAGGTTTGAAGTGCtgtcgcgggtgcaaccaatttGACCCTCCATTAAGAACTGTGATGAGTTCATATGTGAATAATGTTTAGTgcgaaacttttacaaaataacttgCCTATATTTCAAAATAGCATAAAACAGAAACTATGTAActagataaaagtaattatagtaataagtactagaaattattaacatttctaCGATCGCGGGCGCAACATCAAAATTCTCAAATATGTTAAAGATGAATTATATCGTAATTCTCTaacaaatttgaaaattttcgacatggaatatataataatactagtaagtttgtaataaaactgcacaaaattgcagttttttttttaattttcagttgTTTATTGGCCTTACAAAATTAATCGTCTAAATCACTCAAAACGATTGAATAATGTAATTCATACAAAAGATTTCTACGTATTGCTGTATAACTATACTACAActaaacattgatttgaaatatacgctattttaatttcaaaatatggGAAAAAACATCGTGTCCCTTAGATGATATTGTTTAAAAACGCTCTAAATTATTCGAATTCCATTTTTTACCgataaaagttgttttttttagtaaatacacATCTTCTTACGTATATtgcaattaaaaaatgtaataatttttatctcaagcgtgtacagttgtgtcgagtagattaccatggatTAGTTACTAATTTACTGCGAAAAGCGTACGCCCGCGCCATGTGCCCGCCGTACACCGTAATTTAACGGCCGTaataagcctccgcgcggcatttttaggtagcgcgcgcggcttcaaaaccgagcacgtcacactgattattttttaaggtattaaatattaatttgaaaagcttatggtgtattccgaacacttcaaagaattcgctcccgttggaaatttattatattatattatatattatatataatttattcatacAAAAGATTTCTACGTATTGCTGTATAACTATACTACAActaaacattgatttgaaatatacgctattttaatttcaaaatatggGAAAAAACATCGCGTCCCTTAGATGATATTGTTTAAAAACGCTCTAAATTATTCGAATTCCATTTTTTACCgataaaagttgttttttttagtaaatacacATCTTCTTACGTATATtgcaattaaaaaatttaactaatgctcattttaaaaattctcgttGAGGGCCGTCTGTAGCGGAATGGCCCAAAAATGTTTCAGTTCGTGGAGCCCTTTTTATAAGTACACATacagatcacgccataaaagttgaaaaaaaaatcaatactttgtttaaataataattttataactttttatacaaaaaaatagaaatccaagtaatattgtcaaaaaaaattgtttcatttatcatcacataattgttttatattatagttcaagtgcgttttatgatgatatgcgtgatattgtacttatacagatatgttacgtccatactactttccggcttaaatctcttccgaataattttcaaattcaaaattgcagacattgacaaatttgacagatgagtgaaacaaaagaccatttacgtaaaaaagacagttctatttttaaacgtcgaattgtatcgctgtctcttttttcgtctgagctatgacgaaaattcgattctttccagattgttcaaaaaaataattgaaaatgtaaataatcgaggtatttattgcaatcaagacattgcaatttatttaggtaagacaagacgcggcacattcgtgactgcgctcgatgcagactaaacaacagacggcccaatggggccgtatttgaagcttcacaacgcgcgcggtagtaacatatctggtttgagtaggTATTTCATCATTGCGTGACActttataattgacaatattagggaagttacctaacaaaaattaatcgacagtttaaaaatatcgaatcacttggTAAAGGatattgcaatcgaaattatcgatttcgtactgacatttcagtggtgccggcgatttaagatggctgcccttttttatcgattggatttcgattcaacagagtcaatctctattgacataagttccgtttcatgcatatgacatttttcaaatgttttcgtaacaatcattttatacttactcctatttcacagttaaaatttataatttttattaataagttagcatttagcatcttttcatttttattcatttacaattataggaaacatttgtttttgtagatggaatataatttattacattttgattttttttgttttcttgtaaaaaaaacccgtagcaaggaacatgaaaactgtcacccatatcatcttagaacgcacaaactataatgaaatacatgtattaactaaaaaaaatttttccgccatttttgtttacaaaaaaattatgaacAAATGGAatatttcgatgcttttaaaaatttctttttcttaactttatgctctaGAAAATATTAGGATTTTTAGAATtaactttttttcttaataacaatatttaattgtatataatcgttttttaaaagcatcgaaatagtccatttgtttatacatttttggtggattttttaaaataaataagtacatgtGCCTTTCACTGATGTAAAAACAATTATGTGATGATAaatgaaaccaatttttttttacaatattacttggatttatagttttttgttcaagttaaaaaatgggaacaaatataatgaccaccaaaaaatgcactggTACCCtgaacttgtttaccaaaaaaagataattaacaccaaaaaaataaagtctaaaattgcaatactaccagctattttagtcatgacaacacttctaattgtaatcgaacaccaaatatagtaaatgatcaccaaataaagtgaatgttcaccaaatatagtaaatgatcaccaaatattgtaaatgatcacaaagtatagtaaatgatcactaaatatagtaaatgatcaccaaatatagtaaatgatttTCAAAAACCGGTTTTCcggttttttggtatttttgcgGTATTTctttattcattaaaaaaagcgCTAAATCCTATACAATTTAAtcgaatatacaaaaaaaatattaaaatcaactTGTTTACTAAAGTTTAACAGTTACACAGTGTTCTGTTCCATACACTAaacaaataactaaaaaaaatgttccttaagtatacttaaaataaccaacaatttaaacattaaaaaagcgactatcatttacataatataagtttctAGTGATGGAATCCAGACAGACCCGGAGAAGCTGGAAGCagttcaaaattggccaacccctaagaacaaaaccgaagtgcgggcatttcgcGGCCtatacaggcgttttgttaagggattctcagttATAGCCAATCCATTATACCGGCTGACATAAGATAAATAACAATTTAGTTAGGATGAGACTTCTGAAGGTTTTTTTTAGAAACtcaagaaacatctgtgtgaaacactaATCCTGGGGTATCTACAaactgaaggtcagtttatagtcgacacggatgCAAGCCACACGGCCAtcggaggggtgttatctcagaaacagggtgaaagagaagttgttattgcatatttcagcaaatctttatctaagccatagagaaactactgtgtgacaagaagggacttcttggctgtcgtaaagacgctataACACTTCAACAAATAtttcatcggcagacagtttttacaGCAAACTGATCActcagccttgaagtggctactgaAATTCAAGAATCCAGAAggtcaagtagctcgatggattgaacagctccaggagtttgacttcaagacggaacaccgcagcggaaagacgaatgccgacgcactttccgaaggccgtgttcggaaGACTGCAAATATTGTGTTAACACAATATTTGCAGTATTCCTgcttaagcaggaatctaacgAAGCAACAATAAAGTTAACgagaacaagtcctttgggtctcTGGGAGAATaatgctatgagggaggctcaagaaagagatgacgaccttcggcacatcatcacatggaagaaacagGGTGACGTAAAACCAACCTGCcagcctagcatacgccaacgagatatctcgtggatatctcactcttgagcgtagtgatattgtcgatattgatatatatctctttttcgctaacatgcgtacgtcgagactcgagagataAATTTCTCGTTAGTATATAGTTCGTTAGTatatagacaaaaatagcacatataaaaaataaaaataaattatctctaattttgacgacagacataaaaatgtatgtcatgttagggtcaatagagacgAAGTGATAAACCagttaacatcgagaaaacgtgtagagtgagatatctcgttggcgtatgctagcacggctggagtgaggttgcacccactggcgctgtcactaaggcgtactgggcgcaatgggacagtctgatacttcaaaacgaaatactctaccggaaatggaaGAAGACTAACGGCATAgcgttccatcttcagatagttgtcctaagaacgagagtaccagaTGTTATTCATGAAATACACATCATAAGAGTCAGCactcagcaggtctttctctccaaatccttcaaacctgctagggttcgaaggatttggagagaaagacattattataataataataagtgacAAAGAAATATGCCAACACAatactcacacacacacacagcaaaactattattttactaGTAGTTGATTTTGAGTGTACTGGTATACTTTCAATTGTTTCATAAATCATTATATTGTGTTGCAAACACGTGTGCGTATACAAAAAAAACCATTTAAGCTAAAATACCGAAAAACCGGTATTTTTCTGTTTAGCACCggtatttaaaatttttctaAATGGTGCGGTATTACCGGTTTTCTGGTAATACCGATTACCGGTATCCATGCCCTagatacagcctaggccctagagaaagacagatggacggatagacggacaaacatcgtagtctcagtaatagagtcccgttttttgggttccgtatccaaagggtacaaagtacgggactcttttactaagacttcgatgtctgtctgtccgtctgtcttcttctctttaataggatatttgctaaataaaaatatatttgattataattttacatttttgcataaataggatagcgagataataaatctttggtgaccattttacattaaaacgctagtataatgttggtgatcatttactaattttggttttaagatgttaaatctttggttatcattttacattaaaatggtggtctgtattttggtgatcgtttactatttttgtctgtgaaatgttactatttctggtgatcagttaattataagccttaaaaaaatattataaacaaagtatttttttttttttacttttatggcgtgatcttgttaagtatgtttgtataatatactagatgtcccgcgcggcttcgcccgcgatagttaggaattttacagaaaccgtacattttcccataaaaatagctatactccctatttttatggcaatatttcacgtaaatattgacataaacattgctccagtagttcgtgagataaaccctttttaatatttcccccgtttttcccacattttcttgagtttcttcggtcgtattaggtTAGCGTTATAATAtagccttattttttttttatgaaataagggggcaaacgagcaaacgggtcacctgatggaaagcaacttccgtcgcccatggacactcgcagcatcagaagagctgcaggtgcgttgccggccttctaaggggtaataggggagggtagggaagggaataggggagggtacggaaggaaataggggagggtagtgaaaggaaaagggtaggggatatggcctccggtaaactcacttactcggcgaaacacagcggaagcgctgtttcacgccggttttctgtgaggacgtggtatctctccggtcgaaccggcccattcgtgccgaagcatggctctcccacgtcaaaaagtcccttattcgataaatgagcaatctaacactgaaataagtttttaaatcggacctgtagttcctgaggttagcgcgttcaagcaaacatagttttcaggtttataatattaaagtatagattttttttaattatcgcttgactatgaaaagtaccaataacagggtcataataggctcataatcatgggacgatgcatggtatatggtagtgatgatgatgatgatgaatgtaatttgcatagtagcatatgctttccgttcttaaaacaacgccgaaactcccaaacttgtatctttaaagaatcaggagttttcTCAGCAcattccgaaccacagtataccaggtatacctcggttcaaaatcCTACTTTTTtatagcatatgcttagaatacttctcacgaaaccgaagtcaccacatgttttcctataaattttgaggagctccctcgattacttatggatcctttacaagatcaccacttttgtgaatataataccaaattgagatgataccctatataccaaaagaaaaaatttgaa includes:
- the LOC121726465 gene encoding histone deacetylase 11; amino-acid sequence: MTSLYFDIRDDQWPIVYHEKYNVSFGGFEKFHVFDAQKWHNIIQFLLDANFITKDSIVKPVEAKDFDLKTVHTKRYLKSLKWSARVAVIAEVPILVCIPNILVQRAYLKPMRLQTGGSVLAGKLALERGWAINVGGGFHHCSGDKGGGFCPYADITMLIKYLMAYKSVQNVMIVDLDAHQGNGYERDFIGVPEVYIMDMYNKHIYPRDSHAKQAIRRKVELGYLVEDTEYLIKMKKNLKAALKDFTPDILVYNAGTDILESDPLGHLSVTDVGIVHRDQFVFYVCKELNIPIVMLTSGGYLKKTARIIADSIMNLSAQGLISGPPTPIIQSK